Proteins co-encoded in one Carassius gibelio isolate Cgi1373 ecotype wild population from Czech Republic chromosome A15, carGib1.2-hapl.c, whole genome shotgun sequence genomic window:
- the LOC128028890 gene encoding olfactory receptor 52L1-like, with amino-acid sequence MYIFICNLACINLYGGSAVTPFVLTKILTENYRITWLSCLVQIFSLFTYGGCDLTNLTVMAYDRYISICYPLEYEKIVTPAKVAIGVVVSWLLPFVRSTITISITGNLNICGVIIEKVYCDNFSVVKLACSDTLSNNIYGVVMMSLTILPVFIIFYTYVRIIFICLKLSKTNRVKFSTCVPHLIALLNFVIGICFEIFQSRFNMRHVPCTVRVILSLYVLILSPIINPIMYGVKTQKIKEAIIKRIRLHLVINYT; translated from the coding sequence ATGTACATCTTCATTTGCAATTTGGCTTGTATTAATTTATATGGTGGATCTGCTGTTACACCTTTTGTTTTGACTAAAATTCTGACAGAGAATTATCGAATAACATGGCTTTCTTGCCTTGTGCAAATCTTTAGTTTATTTACCTATGGTGGCTGTGACCTAACAAACTTAACAGTTATGGCTTATGATCGATATATATCTATATGCTATCCTTTAGAATATGAAAAAATAGTCACGCCAGCAAAAGTGGCGATAGGTGTTGTAGTTTCTTGGCTTTTGCCATTTGTGCGATCAACCATCACTATCTCAATTACAGGAAATCTTAACATTTGTGGAGTAATTATTGAAAAAGTCTACTGTGACAATTTTTCTGTTGTGAAGCTAGCATGCTCTGATACTTTAAGTAATAATATATATGGTGTTGTTATGATGTCCCTTACTATCCTAccagttttcataattttttatacttATGTTAGGATCATCTTTATCTGCTTGAAGTTGTCAAAAACAAATCGAGTTAAATTCAGTACATGTGTCCCACATTTAATAGCATTACTAAACTTTGTAATAGGTATTTGCTTTGAAATATTCCAAAGTCGATTCAATATGCGTCATGTGCCTTGTACAGTCCGTGTTATACTCTCTTTGTATGTTCTTATTTTGTCTCCTATTATAAATCCAATCATGTATGGTGTAAAAACTCAAAAAATAAAGGAAGCCATTATTAAAAGAATTAGACTACACTTAGTCATAAACTACACTTAA
- the LOC128028889 gene encoding olfactory receptor 52Z1P-like: MENGANFTSIRLTGYLNFEFKIKYFLFAVITVLYSTILFANSFLIGVICSAKPLHKPMYVFLCSLCVNELYGSTALFPSLQVHLILNNNEISLIYCYLQIFCIYTYAMIEFCNLAVMSFDRYVSICYPLQYNRIMTPFRVGVLIVLVWSYCFVQFFILFSFNFKLQLCGNSMEKIWCDNYLLVKLACSKTSLNNTYGIYVNVMTAIIPLMLIIFSYTKILKICMSSTKKAKQKALSTCAPHIISLLNFSLGCFFETVQSRFDNIRMPALLRIIISVYFLICQPVLNPIMYGIRLKNIRKVCKNLVESKVGIT, from the coding sequence ATGGAAAATGGTGCAAATTTTACATCCATCAGACTGACCGGATATCTTAATTTTGAATTCAAGATTAAGTACTTTTTGTTTGCTGTGATAACTGTGCTGTATTCTACAATCCTATTTGCCAATAGCTTTCTTATTGGTGTCATTTGTTCAGCAAAACCCCTTCATAAACCAATGTATGTGTTTCTCTGTAGtctgtgtgttaatgaattgTATGGCAGCACAGCTTTATTTCCTTCCCTTCAAGTTCATCTGATTTTGAATAACAATGAGATTTCTCTTATTTACTGTTACTTGCAGATATTTTGCATTTATACATATGCAATGATTGAATTTTGTAATTTAGCGGTCATGTCTTTTGATAGATATGTTTCAATTTGTTATCCATTACAGTATAACAGAATCATGACCCCTTTTAGAGTGGGTGTGTTAATAGTTTTGGTGTGGTCATATTGTTTTGTtcaattttttattcttttctcttttaattttaagctgcAACTCTGTGGAAACAGTATGGAAAAAATATGGTGTGACAATTATTTACTTGTGAAACTTGCTTGTTCAAAAACCTCTTTGAATAATACTTATGGCATTTATGTTAATGTGATGACAGCAATAATTCCATTGATGctaattattttttcatatacaaaaattctaaaaatatgtATGAGTTCTACTAAAAAAGCTAAGCAGAAGGCTCTAAGCACCTGTGCTCCGCACATAATATCTCTTTTAAACTTTTCTTTGGGCTGCTTCTTTGAAACAGTGCAAAGCAGGTTTGATAATATCAGAATGCCAGCTCTGTTACGTATAATAATTTCAGTCTATTTCTTGATTTGTCAGCCAGTGCTTAACCCTATTATGTATGGAATAAGACTTAAAAATATCAGAAAAGTATGTAAAAACTTGGTTGAATCAAAAGTGggtattacataa